The proteins below are encoded in one region of Aquisphaera giovannonii:
- a CDS encoding M16 family metallopeptidase — protein sequence MPRNFACLAALLIPAIGAAALADGPARAPAEPAGGRPIFPFPIRTTSLENGLGVVSVPFDSPGIIAYYTVVRTGSRNEVEKGLSGFAHFFEHMMFRGTEKYPAEKYNDVLKSLGADSNAFTTDDWTCYHMTIPASALATAVEIEADRFRNLKYDEPSFQKEARAVLGEYNKSASSPFLKLEEAMQDAAFTKHTYKHTTIGFLVDVKDMPNQYAYSKVFFDRWYRPENCTIVVAGDVKHDELLSLVKANYGTWERGKATVEIPAEPAQAEPRSAKLTWPLPTLPILFLGYHMPAADPSNTDVAALGALEQAVFGETSPLYRDLVLKEQKVVTLMADAQPKRDPGLFSILARVRSSDDLPAVRSRIAGALKAAAETPVDASRLDAVRSHLRYAYAGSLKSPDAVARAVGESIALTGRPDSMNELFAAYERLTPADIQRVAARYFAPANETAITLETEKKP from the coding sequence ATGCCACGAAACTTCGCATGCCTGGCGGCCCTGCTGATCCCGGCGATCGGGGCGGCCGCCCTCGCGGACGGGCCGGCCAGGGCGCCCGCCGAGCCCGCCGGTGGCCGGCCGATCTTCCCGTTCCCGATCCGCACGACGTCGCTGGAGAACGGCCTGGGCGTGGTGTCCGTGCCGTTCGACTCGCCCGGGATCATCGCCTACTACACGGTCGTCCGCACCGGCTCGCGGAACGAGGTGGAGAAGGGGCTGTCCGGCTTCGCCCACTTCTTCGAACACATGATGTTCCGCGGGACCGAGAAGTACCCCGCGGAGAAGTACAACGACGTCCTCAAGTCGCTGGGGGCGGACTCGAACGCGTTCACGACCGACGACTGGACGTGCTACCACATGACCATCCCGGCCTCCGCGCTGGCGACGGCCGTGGAGATCGAGGCCGACCGCTTCCGAAACCTGAAGTACGACGAGCCGTCGTTCCAGAAGGAGGCCCGCGCGGTCCTGGGCGAGTACAACAAGAGCGCCAGCTCCCCCTTCCTCAAGCTCGAGGAGGCCATGCAGGACGCGGCCTTCACGAAGCACACGTACAAGCACACGACGATCGGGTTCCTGGTCGACGTCAAGGACATGCCCAACCAGTACGCCTACAGCAAGGTCTTCTTCGACCGCTGGTACCGCCCGGAGAACTGCACGATCGTCGTCGCGGGGGACGTGAAGCACGACGAGCTGCTCTCCCTGGTCAAGGCGAACTACGGGACCTGGGAGCGGGGCAAGGCTACGGTGGAGATCCCCGCCGAGCCTGCCCAGGCCGAGCCCCGCTCGGCGAAGCTGACCTGGCCGCTCCCGACGCTGCCGATCCTCTTCCTGGGCTACCACATGCCGGCGGCCGACCCGTCCAACACGGACGTCGCCGCGCTCGGGGCCCTGGAGCAGGCGGTCTTCGGCGAGACGAGCCCGCTCTACCGCGACCTGGTCCTCAAGGAGCAGAAGGTCGTCACCCTGATGGCGGACGCGCAGCCGAAGCGGGATCCGGGGCTGTTCTCGATCCTCGCCCGCGTGCGATCCTCCGACGACCTGCCCGCGGTGCGGTCGAGGATCGCCGGAGCCTTGAAGGCGGCGGCCGAGACGCCCGTCGACGCGTCCCGGCTGGATGCGGTCCGCTCGCACCTGCGATACGCCTACGCCGGGTCGCTCAAGAGCCCGGACGCCGTGGCCCGGGCCGTCGGCGAGTCGATCGCCCTGACCGGCCGGCCCGACTCCATGAACGAGCTCTTCGCCGCGTACGAGCGGCTGACCCCGGCCGACATCCAGCGCGTCGCGGCGAGGTACTTCGCCCCGGCGAACGAGACGGCGATCACCCTCGAGACGGAGAAGAAGCCATGA
- a CDS encoding ComEC/Rec2 family competence protein has protein sequence MRRLLVLGWLAGIGLAPPARAEDSPRGLDLYFIDVMGGAATLVVTPERETILIDSGWPGNDDRDPKRIVRVLKQAGCDRIDHLVTTHWHMDHFGGVAGLSKLVEIGHFWDRGLPEDRDPALDFPDGPRDRDPLAVAYRAASKGKRTALKPGDKLPLRGDVHAAVLAAGGKLIDAPSAAPANPLCAEAPAAQPVDNSDNARSVVLRFRYGKFDFLDCGDLTWNAEQALVCPVDRIGAIDLYQVTHHGMDISNNPALLKTIAPTVAIMNNGPRKGGSAATVERLRAVPSIRAAYQLHRNAGTKAEENTQPDLIANRDREGGEFIRVSVPPGGGRFTVRIGAAGAPREFESR, from the coding sequence ATGCGGCGGTTGCTCGTGCTGGGATGGCTGGCGGGCATCGGCCTGGCTCCGCCGGCGAGGGCGGAGGATTCCCCGAGGGGTCTGGACCTGTACTTCATCGACGTGATGGGGGGGGCGGCGACCCTGGTCGTCACCCCGGAGCGGGAGACGATCCTCATCGACTCGGGGTGGCCGGGCAACGACGACCGCGACCCGAAGCGGATCGTCCGCGTCCTCAAGCAGGCCGGTTGCGACCGGATCGACCACCTCGTCACGACCCACTGGCACATGGACCACTTCGGCGGCGTCGCCGGGCTGAGCAAGCTGGTCGAGATCGGACACTTCTGGGACCGCGGGCTGCCCGAGGATCGCGACCCGGCCCTCGACTTCCCGGACGGGCCCAGGGACCGCGACCCCCTGGCCGTCGCCTACCGGGCCGCTTCCAAGGGGAAGCGGACGGCCCTGAAGCCGGGCGACAAGCTCCCGCTGCGGGGCGACGTCCATGCCGCGGTGCTGGCGGCGGGCGGCAAGCTGATCGACGCCCCCTCGGCCGCCCCGGCCAATCCGCTCTGCGCGGAGGCCCCCGCGGCGCAGCCGGTGGACAACTCGGACAACGCACGGAGCGTCGTCCTCCGCTTCCGGTACGGCAAGTTCGACTTCCTGGACTGCGGCGACCTCACCTGGAACGCGGAGCAGGCCCTCGTCTGCCCGGTCGACCGGATCGGCGCGATCGACCTCTATCAGGTGACGCATCACGGGATGGACATCTCCAACAACCCGGCCTTGCTGAAGACGATCGCGCCGACCGTGGCGATCATGAACAACGGGCCGCGCAAGGGGGGCTCGGCGGCGACGGTGGAACGCCTCCGCGCCGTGCCCTCGATCCGGGCCGCGTACCAACTCCACCGCAACGCCGGGACGAAGGCCGAGGAGAATACCCAACCCGACCTGATCGCCAATCGCGACCGGGAGGGCGGCGAGTTCATCCGCGTCTCGGTCCCGCCCGGCGGCGGACGCTTCACGGTCCGCATCGGTGCGGCCGGCGCCCCGCGCGAGTTCGAATCCCGATGA
- the tyrS gene encoding tyrosine--tRNA ligase, producing the protein MQDLESQWQALSRGVEQIVPEEEFRKKLARSIREDRPLRVKYGIDPTGIDVHLGHTVPLRKLRQFQDLGHTAVIIIGNYTALVGDPSGRDETRASLTEAQVEANAKDYLRQVGRIIDLDRAEVHHNGDWFAKWSFLDVLNLTRHMTLGQISAREDFAKRIAAEKPVYLHECLYPLMQGWDSVEIRADVELGGTEQLFSLLVARDLQQSRGQEPQVAMTMPILVGTDGVRRMGKSLGNYIGVAESAENQFGKVMSIPDEPMRQYFTLLTDLPMDEVQGLLSSGQNPREVKDVLGRAIVAQYHGQEAADRAAGEFRRRAAGEDPEEIPDAPLDAGKLDAEGKIPAPILLKELGLEESTSNARRVIAQGGFNVGPRREVINDPRAQVLVSDGLVVRVGKRKIVRIRLA; encoded by the coding sequence ATGCAGGACCTTGAAAGCCAGTGGCAGGCCCTCAGCCGGGGCGTCGAACAGATCGTCCCCGAGGAGGAGTTCCGCAAGAAGCTCGCCCGGTCGATCCGCGAGGACCGCCCGCTCCGCGTCAAGTACGGCATCGACCCGACCGGCATCGACGTCCACCTCGGCCACACCGTCCCCCTCCGGAAGCTCCGCCAGTTCCAGGACCTGGGGCACACGGCGGTGATCATCATCGGCAACTACACCGCGCTGGTGGGCGACCCCTCCGGCCGGGACGAGACCCGGGCGTCGCTGACCGAGGCCCAGGTGGAGGCCAACGCGAAGGATTACCTGCGCCAGGTCGGCCGGATCATCGACCTGGACCGGGCCGAGGTCCACCACAACGGCGACTGGTTCGCGAAGTGGTCGTTCCTGGACGTCCTCAACCTGACGCGGCACATGACCCTCGGCCAGATCTCCGCGAGGGAGGACTTCGCCAAGCGGATCGCGGCGGAGAAGCCCGTCTATCTCCACGAGTGCCTCTACCCGCTGATGCAGGGTTGGGACTCGGTCGAGATCCGGGCCGACGTCGAGCTCGGCGGGACCGAGCAGCTCTTCAGCCTGCTCGTCGCGCGGGACCTCCAGCAGTCGCGAGGGCAGGAACCGCAGGTCGCGATGACGATGCCCATCCTCGTCGGGACCGATGGCGTCCGGCGGATGGGCAAGAGCCTCGGCAATTACATCGGCGTCGCCGAGTCCGCCGAGAATCAGTTCGGCAAGGTCATGAGCATCCCCGACGAGCCGATGCGCCAGTACTTCACCCTGCTGACCGACCTGCCGATGGACGAGGTGCAGGGGCTCCTCTCATCCGGCCAGAACCCGCGCGAGGTGAAGGACGTGCTCGGGCGCGCGATCGTCGCCCAGTATCACGGGCAGGAGGCGGCCGACCGCGCCGCCGGGGAGTTCCGCCGCCGGGCCGCGGGCGAGGATCCGGAGGAGATCCCCGACGCCCCGCTCGACGCCGGCAAGCTCGACGCCGAGGGCAAGATCCCCGCGCCGATCCTCCTCAAGGAGTTGGGGCTCGAGGAGAGCACCTCGAACGCCCGGCGGGTCATCGCGCAGGGGGGCTTCAACGTCGGCCCTCGCCGCGAGGTCATCAACGACCCGAGGGCCCAGGTGCTCGTCTCCGACGGCCTCGTCGTCCGGGTCGGCAAGCGGAAGATCGTCCGCATCCGGCTGGCCTGA
- a CDS encoding class I SAM-dependent methyltransferase produces the protein MKYDSEFFSGHLAESLRSARAVVPYVVSLLSPQSVIDLGCGVGTWLRAFEEQGVTSFLGLDGDYVDLDALEIPRDRFLPRDLTRPTGVTDRFDLAMSLEVAEHLPPEWAPHFVDELVGLSDAVLFSAAIPSQGGTNHINEQWQSYWRDLFVERGYRPVDCLRPRFWSDPNVTPWYRQNAFLYLKKSLLERRPDLQAEAERLSVIPFDCVHPELFESVLELRERSRPRPNLRTVVGDLPRAIKDSVEWRLGKLADRKKR, from the coding sequence TTGAAATATGACAGCGAGTTCTTCTCGGGACATCTGGCCGAATCGTTGCGATCGGCCAGGGCCGTGGTCCCGTATGTCGTCTCTCTCCTCTCTCCGCAGAGCGTCATCGACCTCGGCTGTGGGGTGGGCACGTGGCTGCGTGCGTTCGAAGAGCAGGGCGTGACGTCCTTCCTCGGCCTCGACGGAGACTATGTCGACCTGGACGCCCTGGAGATCCCGCGCGACCGCTTCCTGCCCCGGGATCTGACCCGGCCGACGGGGGTCACCGACCGATTCGACCTCGCCATGTCCCTGGAGGTGGCCGAGCACCTGCCGCCGGAGTGGGCCCCCCACTTCGTGGATGAGCTGGTAGGGCTCTCCGACGCGGTGCTCTTCTCCGCGGCCATCCCGTCCCAGGGGGGGACGAATCACATCAATGAACAATGGCAGAGTTACTGGAGGGACCTGTTCGTCGAACGCGGCTACCGGCCCGTCGACTGCCTGCGGCCCCGGTTCTGGTCCGACCCGAACGTCACCCCCTGGTATCGCCAGAATGCGTTCCTCTATCTCAAGAAGTCGCTGCTGGAACGGCGTCCCGACCTCCAGGCGGAAGCAGAGCGTCTCTCCGTGATCCCCTTCGATTGCGTGCACCCGGAGCTGTTCGAGTCTGTGCTCGAGCTCCGCGAGCGATCCCGGCCCAGGCCGAATCTTCGGACGGTCGTCGGCGACCTCCCCAGGGCGATCAAGGATTCCGTGGAATGGCGGCTGGGAAAACTCGCGGATCGGAAGAAGCGATGA
- a CDS encoding glycosyltransferase family 4 protein produces the protein MTVPSAAGPVEAGEASGRGLSVGLLTPGWPIGSYANGIITYVDLLARHLKAMGHRPTIVASSTSGDPGPDVYSIPREREAQLRNPLRKVAFGVGWRLAPERTLERGFRRALSGVLRRASRERELDLFEMEESFGWADWLSDELSIPICIRLHGPWFLNGRALGVKEDEKFWRRVELEGRAIRKAAAITAPSLDTLEQTRAFYKAPLPNAEVIPSAAPVTTARWRLEDADPKQVLFIGRFDRHKGGDVIIDAFARVLAKMPEARLRFIGPDKGLLDDSGRTRHIEEYVRERLPGALESGRVEWLGFRPFDALPAYRQQALVTVVSSRYETMGLVVLEPMAMGCPVVGARVGGIAEIIEDGVSGLLHRPEDPDDLGEKILTILHDPAAAAAMGRQAAVSVRQRFAPERVAAQTVDFYKRTLGAR, from the coding sequence ATGACGGTGCCATCGGCGGCGGGACCGGTCGAGGCCGGAGAGGCGAGCGGCCGCGGATTATCGGTCGGGCTCCTGACCCCGGGATGGCCGATCGGATCATACGCCAACGGGATCATCACCTACGTGGACTTGCTGGCCCGCCACCTGAAGGCGATGGGCCATCGCCCGACGATCGTGGCCAGCTCCACGAGCGGAGACCCCGGGCCGGACGTCTACAGCATCCCGCGGGAGCGGGAGGCCCAGCTCCGCAATCCGCTGCGAAAGGTCGCGTTCGGGGTCGGCTGGCGGCTGGCCCCGGAGCGGACCCTGGAGCGGGGCTTCCGCCGGGCCCTCTCCGGCGTCCTCCGCCGCGCCAGCCGGGAACGCGAGCTCGACCTCTTCGAGATGGAAGAGTCGTTCGGATGGGCGGACTGGCTGTCCGACGAGCTGTCGATACCGATCTGCATCCGTCTCCATGGCCCCTGGTTCCTGAACGGCCGGGCCCTCGGCGTCAAGGAGGACGAGAAGTTCTGGCGGAGGGTGGAACTCGAGGGGCGGGCCATCCGGAAGGCGGCGGCCATCACGGCCCCCTCCCTGGATACCCTCGAGCAGACGAGGGCCTTCTACAAGGCGCCGCTCCCCAATGCGGAGGTCATCCCTTCCGCGGCCCCCGTGACGACCGCCCGCTGGCGGCTCGAGGATGCGGACCCGAAGCAGGTCCTGTTCATCGGCAGGTTCGATCGCCACAAGGGGGGGGACGTCATCATCGACGCCTTCGCCCGGGTGCTGGCGAAGATGCCGGAGGCACGGCTGCGCTTCATCGGGCCGGACAAGGGCCTCCTCGATGACTCCGGGCGGACCCGGCACATCGAGGAGTATGTCCGGGAGCGGCTGCCCGGGGCCCTGGAATCGGGCCGGGTCGAGTGGCTGGGATTCCGCCCCTTCGACGCCCTGCCGGCGTATCGACAGCAGGCGCTCGTCACCGTCGTCTCCTCCCGGTACGAGACCATGGGCCTGGTCGTCCTGGAGCCGATGGCCATGGGATGTCCGGTCGTCGGGGCACGGGTCGGCGGCATCGCGGAGATCATCGAGGACGGGGTCAGCGGGCTCCTCCATCGCCCGGAAGATCCCGACGACCTGGGCGAGAAGATCCTGACCATCCTCCACGACCCGGCCGCCGCCGCCGCCATGGGCCGCCAGGCCGCGGTCAGCGTCCGGCAGCGATTCGCCCCCGAACGCGTGGCGGCCCAGACGGTCGACTTCTACAAGCGTACACTCGGTGCTCGCTGA
- a CDS encoding M16 family metallopeptidase, with translation MTRIPHLATIAGLSAAFVAGGPAREARPSGPADAQVESVSMPSPSSPLVAFRFVVRVGSQDDPEGKEGLAALTAAMVAEGGSRSLSYEQLLERLYPMAASLDGACRKEVTVFQGTIHRDNLNAYIPMAAELLAEPRFDPEDFERLHNEALDQVSKSLRGNNDEELGKWTLQCELYAGHPYGHPDVGTVAGLKSITLDDVKAFHRAHYRRDELLVGIAGGAEPTTLGQLVARLGAMAAGTGKPQSPALPAPKPPHGLEVTIVSKPAEATAISIGFPIDVTRSDDDFYALAVANSYLGEHRTFNGKLMQDLRGKRGLNYGDYSYIEDFIQEGGSTFPVPNNPRRQQAFSIWVRPVPKDKAVFALRAALWEHDRLVEHGMSQAEFEATRAFLLNYSKLWVQTLSRRLGYAIDGGFYGRKDLVTELAERLPKLTVDQVNAAVRKHLKPGGMRVAIVAGNAEELRELLTSGKPTPLAYDTQGTPEAILEEDKAIAAFPLKDVTVKIIPVEQMFEN, from the coding sequence ATGACGAGGATCCCGCACCTCGCGACGATCGCCGGGCTTTCCGCGGCGTTCGTGGCGGGCGGCCCGGCCCGCGAGGCCCGGCCCTCGGGCCCCGCCGACGCCCAGGTCGAATCGGTCTCCATGCCCTCGCCGTCGAGCCCGCTGGTCGCCTTCCGGTTCGTCGTCCGCGTCGGCTCCCAGGACGACCCGGAGGGCAAGGAAGGGCTCGCCGCCCTCACGGCGGCGATGGTCGCCGAAGGGGGATCGCGGTCCCTCTCCTATGAACAGCTCCTGGAGCGGCTCTACCCGATGGCCGCGAGCCTCGACGGGGCATGCCGCAAGGAGGTCACCGTCTTCCAGGGGACGATTCATCGCGACAACCTGAACGCGTACATCCCGATGGCGGCCGAGCTGCTCGCGGAGCCTCGATTCGACCCCGAGGACTTCGAGCGGCTGCACAACGAGGCCCTGGACCAGGTCAGCAAGTCGTTGCGCGGCAACAACGACGAGGAGCTCGGCAAGTGGACCCTGCAGTGCGAGCTCTACGCCGGCCACCCGTACGGGCATCCGGACGTGGGCACGGTCGCCGGGCTGAAGTCGATCACCCTCGACGACGTGAAGGCGTTCCACAGGGCCCACTACCGAAGGGACGAGCTGCTCGTCGGGATCGCCGGGGGCGCCGAGCCGACGACGCTCGGCCAGCTCGTCGCCCGCCTCGGGGCCATGGCCGCGGGGACCGGGAAGCCTCAGTCCCCCGCCCTGCCGGCACCGAAGCCGCCGCACGGTCTGGAGGTGACGATCGTCTCCAAGCCCGCGGAGGCGACGGCGATCTCGATCGGCTTCCCGATCGACGTCACGCGGTCCGACGACGACTTCTACGCGTTGGCCGTGGCCAACTCGTACCTGGGCGAGCACCGGACGTTCAACGGAAAGCTGATGCAGGACCTCCGCGGCAAGCGCGGGCTCAACTACGGGGATTACTCGTACATCGAGGACTTCATCCAGGAAGGGGGCAGCACCTTCCCGGTCCCGAACAACCCGCGGCGGCAGCAGGCCTTCTCGATCTGGGTCCGCCCGGTCCCCAAGGACAAGGCGGTGTTCGCCCTCCGCGCGGCGCTCTGGGAGCATGACCGTCTCGTCGAGCACGGGATGAGCCAGGCCGAGTTCGAGGCGACGCGCGCCTTCCTGCTGAACTACAGCAAGCTCTGGGTGCAGACCCTCTCGCGGCGGCTCGGCTACGCGATCGACGGCGGATTCTACGGCCGCAAGGACCTGGTGACCGAGCTGGCCGAGCGGCTGCCGAAGCTGACGGTGGATCAGGTCAACGCGGCCGTCCGAAAGCACCTCAAGCCCGGCGGGATGCGGGTCGCGATCGTCGCCGGCAACGCCGAGGAGCTCCGCGAGCTGCTGACCTCCGGCAAGCCGACGCCCCTCGCCTACGACACCCAGGGCACGCCGGAGGCCATCCTCGAGGAGGATAAGGCGATTGCCGCCTTCCCGCTCAAGGACGTGACGGTCAAGATCATCCCGGTCGAGCAGATGTTCGAGAACTGA
- a CDS encoding lysophospholipid acyltransferase family protein, protein MARHKKRRPWLDYLVYLAVRSVVAGARRLPTGVCYRLASLLAWVMYKVDKRHRQVGLENLRLAFGDELDEAGRDRIVRGVYRHFCMMIMEILHTYGRIDLTNWRRHVKLVGHPPVLDRLITGGPLILLTGHYGNWEIAGYLFGLFGFPTASVARTLDNPYLEAYLKSFRECTGQTLIPKSGGYDQILDVLQSGRTLSMLADQDAGQRGMFVEFFGRPASTHKAIALLAIEHRAPVVVGVARRVGPGFKYELRCADIIEPEEFQGTTDDARLLTQRYTTALEGLIRQDPTQYLWLHRRWKHQPQPRKRATAGVTA, encoded by the coding sequence ATGGCCCGCCACAAGAAGCGCCGCCCCTGGCTCGACTACCTGGTCTACCTCGCGGTCCGCTCCGTCGTCGCCGGGGCACGCCGCCTGCCGACCGGCGTCTGTTATCGGCTGGCAAGCCTGCTGGCGTGGGTCATGTACAAGGTCGACAAGCGGCACCGTCAGGTCGGCCTGGAGAACCTCCGACTCGCCTTCGGCGACGAGCTCGACGAGGCCGGGCGCGACCGTATCGTCCGGGGCGTGTACCGGCACTTCTGCATGATGATCATGGAGATCCTCCACACCTACGGGCGGATCGACCTGACCAACTGGCGGAGGCACGTGAAGCTGGTGGGCCACCCGCCGGTGCTCGACCGCCTGATCACGGGGGGGCCGCTGATCCTCCTGACCGGGCACTACGGCAACTGGGAGATCGCGGGCTATCTCTTCGGCCTCTTCGGCTTCCCCACGGCCTCGGTCGCCCGGACGCTGGACAACCCGTACCTGGAGGCTTACCTCAAGTCCTTCCGCGAGTGCACGGGGCAGACCCTGATCCCCAAGTCCGGCGGCTACGACCAGATCCTCGACGTGCTCCAGTCCGGCCGGACGCTCTCCATGCTGGCCGACCAGGACGCCGGCCAGCGCGGGATGTTCGTCGAATTCTTCGGCCGCCCGGCCTCCACGCACAAGGCCATCGCGCTGCTCGCCATCGAGCACAGGGCCCCGGTGGTCGTCGGCGTCGCCCGCCGCGTCGGCCCCGGCTTCAAGTACGAGCTCCGCTGCGCCGACATCATCGAGCCCGAGGAGTTCCAGGGCACGACCGACGACGCGAGGCTCCTCACCCAGCGCTACACGACGGCCCTGGAGGGCCTGATCCGCCAGGACCCGACCCAGTACCTATGGCTCCATCGCCGCTGGAAGCACCAGCCGCAGCCCCGGAAGCGGGCCACGGCCGGCGTCACGGCGTGA
- a CDS encoding CPBP family intramembrane glutamic endopeptidase produces the protein MDRTFGSLVQAAVGVILLAWASGMVACWAWAIGRLWSGRPLLGGRPNAFPRPAPWGFLSVVAVCLLYVLVGNSIRYLHEQGVGSPRAPVPVPAPGPGGAEEGPPAAGAEAPGPVPLNGPEAPAGEALAGMGLLVQLAVISILMVLLVPPLLRLTSGATWSDLGLVLEDPARQAGTGVVAALLATPVVLAIQALAVHIWLNHKHPVEEVLMAGLTPASAAVAVLSTMALAPLVEELLFRGVLQRWLIGVASVEGPVPEDEATIHPQVDRTGPPCPDPSAADRQGGPEAGPVARGDEGPCPPPALTIASPARPTPSASGSWQHVGLGIVLTSIAFASLHLPQWPAPIAIFVLSMALGVVYQRTGSLLTVVAMHGTFNGFSTFVMLYQSLVSRSP, from the coding sequence ATGGATCGAACATTCGGATCGTTGGTGCAGGCGGCGGTGGGGGTCATCCTGCTCGCCTGGGCCTCCGGCATGGTCGCGTGCTGGGCCTGGGCCATCGGCCGGCTTTGGAGCGGACGGCCGCTCCTGGGCGGACGGCCGAACGCCTTCCCCAGGCCGGCCCCGTGGGGCTTCCTCAGCGTCGTGGCGGTATGCCTGCTCTACGTGCTCGTCGGGAATTCGATCCGATACCTGCATGAGCAGGGGGTGGGATCCCCCCGCGCCCCGGTGCCCGTCCCCGCGCCGGGGCCCGGCGGTGCCGAGGAAGGGCCGCCCGCGGCCGGGGCCGAGGCGCCGGGACCAGTGCCGTTGAACGGCCCGGAAGCCCCGGCCGGGGAGGCCCTCGCCGGGATGGGGCTGCTGGTGCAATTGGCCGTCATCAGCATCCTGATGGTGCTGCTCGTCCCGCCGCTGCTGCGGCTGACCTCCGGTGCGACCTGGTCCGACCTGGGGCTCGTCCTGGAAGACCCGGCCAGGCAGGCGGGGACCGGCGTCGTCGCGGCCCTGCTTGCCACCCCGGTCGTCCTGGCGATCCAGGCGCTGGCCGTCCATATCTGGCTGAACCACAAGCACCCGGTCGAGGAGGTCTTGATGGCGGGGCTGACGCCCGCGTCGGCGGCCGTTGCGGTCCTCTCGACGATGGCCCTCGCCCCCCTGGTGGAGGAACTCCTGTTCCGCGGCGTCCTGCAACGCTGGCTGATCGGGGTCGCATCCGTCGAGGGGCCGGTCCCGGAGGACGAGGCGACGATCCATCCCCAGGTGGACCGGACCGGCCCGCCCTGCCCCGATCCCTCGGCCGCCGATCGGCAAGGCGGCCCCGAGGCCGGGCCGGTCGCCCGGGGCGACGAAGGCCCGTGCCCGCCGCCCGCGCTGACGATCGCCTCGCCGGCCCGGCCGACGCCTTCGGCATCGGGGAGTTGGCAGCACGTGGGGCTCGGGATCGTGCTGACCTCGATCGCCTTCGCGTCGCTCCACCTGCCGCAGTGGCCGGCTCCCATCGCGATCTTCGTCCTCTCCATGGCCCTCGGCGTCGTTTACCAGCGTACGGGGAGCCTGCTCACGGTGGTCGCCATGCACGGGACGTTCAACGGTTTCAGCACGTTCGTCATGCTGTACCAGTCGCTGGTGTCGCGGTCCCCGTGA
- a CDS encoding Gfo/Idh/MocA family protein, with translation MAEHGFGIVGCGMIAEFHTRAINDLPNARVVAAYSRSRANAGKIAGMAGGDCKTFDDMDAMLATPGLDVVCICTPSGAHLEPAVQAARAGKHVVVEKPLEITLPRCDAIIDACDAAGVRLCTIFPSRFSPANRRLKEAIELGRFGRLTLGDTHVKWWRTQEYYDSGGWRGTWSLDGGGALMNQAIHNVDLLFWLMGDVATITAQAATLAHERIEVEDTAVAAVQFRSGALGVIQAATSAYPGLLKRTEIHGDRGSARVEQDDITLWEFRDKVPGDDEVLAAIAGASGDKAGASDPRGINHAGHRAQLADFLDAIDRGRAPLVDGRDGRKSVEIIRAIYRSAREGRAVRLPLSED, from the coding sequence ATGGCCGAGCACGGCTTCGGGATCGTCGGCTGCGGCATGATCGCCGAGTTCCACACCCGCGCGATCAACGACCTGCCCAATGCCCGCGTCGTCGCCGCGTACAGCCGCTCGCGAGCGAACGCGGGGAAGATCGCGGGCATGGCCGGCGGCGACTGCAAGACCTTCGACGACATGGACGCGATGCTCGCCACCCCGGGCCTGGACGTCGTCTGCATCTGCACGCCCAGCGGCGCGCACCTAGAGCCGGCGGTGCAGGCCGCGAGGGCCGGCAAGCACGTCGTCGTGGAGAAGCCGCTGGAGATCACCCTGCCGCGGTGCGACGCCATCATCGACGCCTGCGACGCCGCGGGCGTCCGCCTCTGCACGATCTTCCCCTCGCGGTTCTCGCCGGCCAACCGGCGGCTCAAGGAGGCCATCGAGCTCGGCCGCTTCGGCCGGCTGACATTGGGCGACACCCACGTGAAGTGGTGGCGCACCCAGGAGTACTACGACTCCGGCGGCTGGCGCGGGACCTGGTCGCTGGACGGCGGCGGGGCCCTGATGAATCAGGCGATCCACAACGTGGACCTCCTCTTCTGGCTGATGGGGGACGTCGCCACCATCACCGCCCAGGCCGCGACCCTCGCCCACGAGCGGATCGAGGTCGAGGACACGGCCGTGGCCGCCGTCCAGTTCCGGAGCGGTGCCCTCGGCGTGATCCAGGCCGCGACGAGCGCGTATCCGGGCCTGCTCAAGCGGACCGAGATCCACGGCGACCGAGGCTCCGCGAGGGTCGAGCAGGACGACATCACGCTCTGGGAGTTCCGGGACAAGGTCCCCGGCGACGACGAGGTCCTGGCAGCCATCGCCGGCGCCTCCGGCGACAAGGCCGGCGCCAGCGATCCGCGGGGCATCAACCACGCCGGCCATCGCGCCCAGCTCGCCGACTTCCTCGACGCCATCGACCGCGGCCGCGCCCCGCTCGTGGACGGCCGAGACGGCCGCAAATCCGTGGAGATCATCCGCGCGATCTACCGGTCGGCTCGCGAAGGCCGCGCGGTCCGCCTGCCGCTCTCGGAAGATTGA